In one Lolium rigidum isolate FL_2022 chromosome 3, APGP_CSIRO_Lrig_0.1, whole genome shotgun sequence genomic region, the following are encoded:
- the LOC124695349 gene encoding mitogen-activated protein kinase kinase kinase 18-like, which translates to MEWTRGKCIGKGAFGTVHLAVDRATGRAFAVKSVDTKGGAPAAAMACLESEIRILKRLSSPYVVAYLGDDATAASRNLHMELVPGGTAADAAAAGGIGERAVRRVLRPVVAALHYLHDVAGVVHGDVKGRNVLLGGDDCDGAKLADFGAARLVSEAAPRGPRGTPAWMAPEVARGGAPTPASDVWSLGCTAVELLAGKRPWSELGGALEVGELLLRVGFGGKRPELPSCLSDPCRDFLDRCLRRNAGERWTCEQLLRHPFLAVDAHDDDEPEPSPRAVLDWPADSDASSGCSEDMEEEHEVMARAKGRIAELASDRTRTSWARELDECPTWASDAWAPLPSIEMSTNVPSPSDAATVADAGNGGARGPAVSGGSSDATETEAQV; encoded by the exons ATGGAGTGGACGCGCGGGAAATGCATCGGCAAGGGCGCGTTCGGCACCGTGCACCTGGCCGTCGATAGGGCCACGGGCCGCGCCTTCGCGGTCAAGTCGGTGGACACCAAGGGCGGCGCGCCGGCCGCGGCGATGGCGTGCCTGGAGAGTGAGATAAGGATCCTCAAGCGCCTGAGCTCTCCGTACGTCGTTGCCTACCTGGGCGACGACGCCACAGCCGCTTCCAGGAACCTGCACATGGAGCTGGTCCCGGGCGGCACCGCtgccgacgcggcggcggcgggtggcatCGGCGAGCGCGCGGTGCGGCGCGTCCTGCGCCCGGTGGTTGCCGCGCTGCACTACCTGCACGACGTCGCCGGGGTGGTGCACGGGGACGTGAAGGGCCGGAACGTGCTCCTCGGCGGCGACGACTGCGATGGCGCGAAGCTCGCGGATTTCGGCGCGGCGAGGCTCGTGTCCGAGGCTGCGCCACGGGGCCCGCGTGGGACCCCGGCGTGGATGGCGCCGGAGGTGGCCCGCGGCGGCGCGCCGACGCCGGCGTCCGACGTCTGGTCGCTGGGCTGCACGGCGGTGGAGCTGCTCGCGGGGAAGCGGCCGTGGTCGGAGCTCGGCGGCGCGCTCGAGGTCGGCGAGCTGCTGCTCCGCGTCGGGTTCGGCGGGAAGCGGCCCGAGCTCCCCTCGTGCCTGTCAGACCCCTGCCGAGACTTCCTCGACCGGTGCCTCCGCCGCAACGCCGGCGAGCGGTGGACCTGCGAGCAGCTGCTGCGCCACCCGTTCCTCGCCGTGGACGcccacgacgacgacgagccggagccgTCTCCCCGGGCGGTACTGGACTGGCCTGCGGACTCCGACGCATCCTCCGGCTGCTCggaggacatggaggaggagcacgaggtgATGGCGCGCGCAAAGGGGAGGATTGCAGAATTGGCATCAGACAGGACGCGCACAAGCTGGGCGCGCGAGTTGGATGAATGCCCCACCTGGGCTTCCGACGCCTGGGCCCCACTGCCCAGTATCGAGATGTCAACCAATGTACCATCGCCATCCGACGCTGCCACAGTCGCCGATGCAGGAAATGGCGGCGCCCGTGGACCCGCCGTTAGCGGCGGCAGCAGTGACGCT ACGGAAACTGAAGCGCAGGTGTAG
- the LOC124697998 gene encoding ran-binding protein 1 homolog b-like: MADPAEHRAVEEEEATAAGEEEDTGAQIAPIVKLEEVAITTGEEDEEILLDMKAKLYRFDKDGSQWKERGTGAVKLLKHKDTAKVRLVMRQAKTLKICANHLVVASIKMQEHAGSDKSCVWHALDFADGELKEEMFAIRFGSVENCKKFKDLVDQIAEEQGKTEEKESEEASSAAELVEKLTVTEEKKEEPVEKETPAAVDDTKDAKE; the protein is encoded by the exons ATGGCCGACCCGGCGGAGCACcgcgcggtggaggaggaggaggccacggcggcgggcgaggaggaggacaccgGCGCCCAGATCGCCCCCATCGTGAAGCTCGAGGAGGtcgccatcaccaccggcgaggaggacgaggagatcCTCCTCGACAT GAAAGCGAAGCTCTACAGATTCGACAAGGACGGGAGCCAGTGGAAGGAGAGGGGCACGGGCGCCGTCAAGCTGCTCAAGCACAAGGACACCGCCAAGGTCCGCCTCGTCATGCGCCAGGCCAAGACGCTCAAGATCTGCGCCAATCACCTCG TGGTGGCGTCGATCAAGATGCAGGAGCACGCTGGGAGTGATAAGTCGTGCGTGTGGCACGCTCTGGATTTCGCCGATGGCGAGCTCAAGGAGGAGATGTTCGCCATACGCTTTGGATCCGTCGAGA ATTGCAAGAAATTCAAGGATCTTGTAGACCAGATCGCCGAGGAGCAGGGAAAGACCGAGGAGAAGGAAAGCGAGGAAGCCTCCTCTGCCGCCGAGTTGGTAGAGAAGTTGACGGTGACCGAGGAGAAAAAGGAGGAGCCTGTGGAGAAAGAGACTCCCGCAGCAGTAGATGATACCAAGGATGCTAAAGAGTGA
- the LOC124697999 gene encoding dnaJ protein ERDJ3A-like: protein MGIPVRTLLVASLVLSSIALDVAAKTLDPYKVLGVDKNASQRDIKKAFHKLSLKYHPDKNKDKGAQQKFEEINNAHEILSDEEKRKNYDLYGDEKGNPGIGGGHFGNHEGFTGGGPKTTYFKSGDGWQTMGGPGNGKTFSFSFGGNPGSDGGNPFGFDFGDVFSNMFGGGGSMGGNQHGGFAGSAGPGARTSSQHTNPVTIKEVTMQSFNKEIADQGISWILLFYTQQAKGQFVLESVLEDVARSLDGAVRAGKINCEKEKALCKKAGVSVGKSARLFIYSYSTTEKGSLHEYSGENDAKSLKTFCQEHLPRFSRRVDISQFSFPSHALPNLPQVLLLSTKKDTPAMWRAVSGMFRNRLIFYDAEVQDVSLPLLKRLGVKNVPALIGRNINGEEQLLKDGISVKDLRSGIKELKTLLESFEKKNKKLASNQAKKPEPTENKIPLLTASNFQETCGEKASVCIIGVFKSNKAKEKLETVLSEVSHKTLIRGQRYNSGNAIAYALLDGNRQSAFLSSFDKSGYQSSDNLLLAYKPRRGKFAVHNGDLTMEEAERFVASVLNGDVHLSATRQKPVLR from the exons ATGGGAATCCCCGTCCGAACCCTCCTCGTCGCCTCGCTCGTCCTCAGCTCGATCGCCCTGGATGTCGCCGCCAAAACCTTAGATCCCTACAAG GTTCTTGGGGTTGACAAGAATGCCAGCCAACGGGATATTAAGAAAGCCTTTCACAA GCTTTCATTAAAATATCACCCTGACAAGAACAAAGACAAGGGTGCTCAGCAGAAATTTGAAGAGATAAATAATG CGCATGAGATTCTGTCAGATGAAGAGAAGAGGAAAAACTATGATCTCTACGGTGATGAGAAAGGTAACCCAGGGATTGGTGGTGGACATTTTGGGAACCATGAGGGTTTCACTGGTGGTGGTCCCAAGACTACCTATTTCAAATCCGGCGATGGATGGCAGACAATGGGTGGTCCCGGAAATGGCAAAACATTTTCCTTCTCATTTGGTGGCAACCCTGGGTCTGACGGTGGAAATCCGTTTGGCTTTGATTTTGGTGATGTTTTTTCCAACAtgtttggtggtggtggatcaatGGGAGGTAACCAGCATGGTGGATTTGCTGGTTCTGCTGGACCCGGTGCAAGAACTTCCAGCCAGCATACAAACCCTGTCACCATTAAGGAGGTCACAATGCAAAGTTTCAACAAAGAAATTGCTGACCAAGGAATTAGTTGGATTTTGTTATTCTATACACAACAAGCAAAAGGTCAATTTGTGCTAGAAAGTGTCCTGGAGGATGTGGCTCGTTCACTGGATGGTGCAGTAAGG GCTGGTAAGATAAATTGTGAGAAAGAAAAAGCTCTTTGCAAAAAAGCTGGTGTCTCAGTAGGAAAATCGGCTCGTCTCTTCATTTATTCGTACAGCACTACAGAGAAAGGGTCTTTGCATGAGTACTCTGGAGAAAATGATGCTAAGAGCCTGAAGACATTCTGTCAGGAACACCTGCCGAGATTCTCCAGAAGGGTAGACATTAGCCAATTTAGTTTCCCTTCACATGCCTTACCAAACCTCCCTCAAGTACTCTTACTGTCAACAAAGAAGGACACGCCAGCAATGTGGCGTGCTGTCAGTGGGATGTTCCGCAATCGCTTAATTTTCTATGATGCAGAG GTTCAGGATGTTTCTCTTCCACTGCTCAAACGGCTCGGTGTGAAAAATGTTCCAGCACTTATTGGCCGGAACATTAATGGTGAGGAGCAACTTCTGAAGGATGGTATTTCAGTGAAAGATCTCCGATCTGGTATCAAAGAATTGAAGACTCTGCTCGAAAGTTTcgagaagaagaataagaagctAGCATCAAACCAAGCAAAGAAACCTGAACCGACGGAAAACAAAATCCCTCTCCTCACAGCTTCTAATTTCCAGGAAACCTGTGGAGAGAAGGCTTCAGTATGTATCATTGGTGTTTTCAAGtcaaacaaagcaaaagaaaagctGGAGACCGTCCTGTCCGAG GTATCCCATAAGACTCTGATCCGTGGGCAGAGGTATAACTCTGGAAACGCAATTGCATATGCCTTGTTGGATGGGAACAGACAATCTGCGTTCCTGTCCTCGTTTGACAAGTCTGGATACCAGTCGTCTGACAATCTTCTGCTTGCCTACAAGCCTCGTCGCGGGAAGTTTGCCGTGCATAATGGTGATTTAacgatggaagaagctgaaagatttgtGGCTTCCGTCCTGAATGGAGACGTCCATTTGTCAGCAACCAGACAGAAGCCAGTTCTTAGGTAG